Proteins encoded within one genomic window of Polaribacter sp. NJDZ03:
- a CDS encoding MoxR family ATPase: METPNSEEVQQGISFENRIDLSELQECVFKIKKELQKVIVGQKDMMDLLIVALLADGHVLIEGVPGVAKTITAKLLAKTIDVGFSRIQFTPDLMPSDILGTSVFNAKTSDFEFKKGPIFSSMILIDEINRAPAKTQAALFEVMEEKQITIDGQTFKLQEPFVVLATQNPIEQEGTYRLPEAQLDRFLFKINVDYPNADEELQILLKEQALENTTKASKIETVISGAKIVQFRNLVNQIKIEENLLKYIANIVVNTRTNSFLYLGASPRASIAILGASKAFAAIEGRDFVTPEDIKRATIPVLQHRVIVTPEREMEGLTSKQIIEQIIEAVEIPR; encoded by the coding sequence ATGGAAACACCAAATAGCGAAGAAGTACAACAAGGAATTTCTTTTGAAAATAGAATAGATTTATCTGAATTACAAGAGTGTGTTTTTAAGATAAAAAAAGAGCTACAAAAAGTAATTGTAGGTCAAAAAGACATGATGGATTTATTAATCGTTGCATTGCTTGCAGATGGTCATGTTTTAATAGAAGGTGTACCTGGAGTTGCCAAAACCATTACCGCTAAATTACTAGCAAAAACGATTGATGTTGGCTTTAGTCGAATTCAGTTTACACCAGATTTAATGCCTTCAGATATTTTAGGAACTTCTGTTTTTAATGCAAAAACATCTGATTTTGAGTTTAAAAAAGGCCCTATTTTTTCGAGTATGATTTTAATCGATGAAATAAATAGAGCGCCTGCAAAAACACAAGCTGCTTTGTTTGAAGTCATGGAAGAAAAACAAATTACTATAGACGGACAAACGTTTAAATTGCAAGAGCCTTTTGTAGTTTTAGCAACGCAAAACCCTATAGAGCAAGAAGGAACGTATCGTTTACCAGAAGCACAATTAGATCGTTTTTTATTCAAGATTAATGTAGATTACCCAAATGCAGATGAAGAATTACAAATTCTTTTAAAAGAACAAGCATTAGAAAATACGACAAAAGCGAGTAAAATTGAAACGGTTATTTCTGGAGCTAAAATAGTTCAGTTTAGAAATTTAGTCAATCAGATTAAAATTGAAGAAAATCTATTAAAATACATTGCCAATATTGTAGTAAATACAAGAACAAATTCCTTTTTATATTTAGGAGCTTCACCAAGAGCAAGTATTGCTATTTTAGGAGCTTCAAAAGCATTTGCAGCTATTGAAGGACGTGATTTTGTTACACCAGAAGATATTAAAAGAGCAACAATACCCGTATTGCAACATAGGGTAATTGTAACGCCAGAAAGAGAAATGGAAGGTTTAACGAGTAAACAAATTATTGAGCAAATTATTGAGGCAGTAGAAATTCCG
- a CDS encoding DUF4350 domain-containing protein, translating into MFIIISCNKTDWTENFKEKEKSPFGNYIVYNEAETLFKNQKVTLLKENIYDYLELNTAFDSTKTHNYIAIKDGGYKLTNTGVAKLLDFVSKGNNVFLAFNSFKDSLKSSLKFTTNNLDKDVYEVKDLKKLDGTFELNNNAFSKTSFSFDRNIRRNYFLQYNKNTTSILGTFAVDGEKVPNFIKIHHGKGAFYLHTQPIAFTNYYLLNGKEEYAANVFSYLPNAAIIWDPQIKSSKYEDKKEDDHNVFKFFLEHPTLTWFLFVSLIGLLLFMLFNARRKQRAIPIIEPLKNSTVEFTQTIANLYLKEDDHTNLVDKKIAYFLEKVRSKYLLDTTNLNADFIEKLAAKSGNDLQKTKYLINTIITLNNKTECFEGELIVLHKIIENFLNK; encoded by the coding sequence TTGTTCATTATAATAAGCTGTAATAAAACAGATTGGACAGAAAACTTTAAAGAGAAAGAGAAAAGTCCGTTTGGTAATTATATTGTTTATAATGAAGCTGAAACGTTGTTTAAAAATCAAAAAGTAACCTTGTTAAAGGAAAATATTTATGATTATTTAGAACTCAATACTGCTTTTGATAGCACCAAAACGCACAATTATATTGCTATAAAAGACGGTGGTTATAAATTGACTAATACAGGAGTTGCAAAACTTTTAGACTTTGTTTCTAAGGGAAATAATGTGTTTTTAGCCTTTAATAGTTTTAAAGACAGTTTAAAATCTTCCTTAAAATTTACCACCAATAATTTAGATAAAGACGTTTATGAGGTAAAAGATTTAAAAAAGTTAGACGGAACTTTTGAGTTAAATAACAATGCTTTTTCTAAAACGTCTTTTTCTTTTGATAGAAATATTAGAAGAAATTACTTTCTACAATACAATAAAAATACCACTAGTATCTTAGGAACCTTTGCTGTAGATGGAGAAAAAGTTCCTAATTTTATTAAAATACATCATGGCAAAGGGGCTTTTTATCTACACACCCAACCTATCGCCTTTACCAATTATTATTTGTTAAACGGTAAAGAAGAATATGCGGCCAATGTATTTTCGTATTTGCCAAATGCAGCCATTATTTGGGATCCGCAGATAAAATCTAGTAAATATGAAGATAAAAAAGAAGATGATCATAATGTGTTTAAATTCTTTTTAGAGCATCCAACGTTAACGTGGTTTTTATTTGTTTCCTTAATTGGGTTATTATTGTTTATGCTTTTTAATGCACGAAGAAAACAACGAGCAATTCCTATTATAGAACCCTTAAAAAATTCGACAGTAGAATTTACACAAACCATTGCCAATTTGTATTTAAAAGAAGACGATCATACCAATTTGGTTGATAAAAAAATAGCTTACTTTTTAGAAAAGGTTCGCTCTAAATACCTTTTAGACACCACCAATTTAAATGCTGATTTTATAGAGAAATTAGCGGCTAAATCTGGTAATGATTTACAGAAAACAAAATATTTAATCAATACAATTATCACTTTAAATAATAAGACAGAATGCTTTGAAGGAGAGCTGATTGTATTACATAAAATAATAGAAAATTTCTTAAATAAATAA
- a CDS encoding stage II sporulation protein M has protein sequence MREVAFIKQNKEKWLEFEQGFSNKEKKSPDDIANLHIKIMNDLVYAQTYYPKSKVTQYLNKLAKSSFDKVYHSKRRNKNVLLYFFFDKVPLLAYQYRKYIYLSFIIFFVCFFIGLLSTLNDNSFARQILGNNYIDQTLENIESGDAMAIYKGGSNWGTFIGIYDNNQRVGLNMFLSGLFLGIGTGFYVVYNAIMVAVFQAFFYQNNSLFDSLKGIWIHGTYEIFGMIIEAAAGYIIGASILFPGAYKRFESFKIGMKAAFYIFISTIPFTLVAAFLEGYITRYSNVMPTILCFSIIGVSLASISYYYLILPFKVANKHHLR, from the coding sequence ATGAGAGAGGTCGCTTTTATAAAGCAAAATAAAGAAAAATGGCTCGAATTTGAACAAGGTTTTTCAAATAAAGAGAAAAAAAGTCCAGATGATATTGCAAACCTGCATATAAAAATCATGAATGATTTGGTATATGCGCAAACCTATTACCCAAAAAGTAAAGTTACTCAGTATTTAAATAAGTTGGCTAAGTCTAGCTTCGACAAGGTTTATCACTCAAAAAGACGCAATAAAAATGTTTTATTATACTTCTTTTTTGACAAAGTACCACTACTCGCCTACCAATACAGAAAATATATTTATTTGTCTTTTATTATCTTTTTTGTTTGTTTTTTCATCGGTTTATTATCAACATTAAATGATAATTCATTTGCAAGACAGATTTTAGGCAACAATTATATAGATCAAACGCTAGAAAACATAGAAAGTGGCGATGCCATGGCAATTTATAAAGGTGGCAGCAATTGGGGAACTTTTATTGGTATTTACGATAATAACCAACGTGTAGGTTTAAACATGTTTTTATCTGGTTTGTTTTTAGGCATCGGAACCGGCTTTTATGTTGTCTATAATGCCATTATGGTAGCGGTTTTTCAAGCCTTTTTTTATCAAAATAATAGTTTATTTGACAGTTTAAAAGGAATTTGGATTCATGGAACTTACGAGATTTTTGGTATGATTATAGAAGCTGCAGCGGGTTATATTATTGGTGCTAGTATTTTGTTTCCAGGAGCATACAAACGTTTCGAATCTTTTAAAATAGGCATGAAAGCAGCATTTTATATTTTTATAAGCACCATTCCGTTTACCTTAGTAGCCGCTTTTTTAGAAGGTTACATTACCAGATATTCTAATGTTATGCCTACAATTTTATGTTTTTCAATTATTGGTGTTAGTTTAGCTTCAATTAGTTATTACTATTTAATTTTACCTTTTAAGGTAGCTAATAAACATCATTTACGTTAA
- a CDS encoding RDD family protein → MKRLQIKTAQNVNINFTLANVGQRLFAFGIDNVIKFAYFYFAIKFLDFSMFQNVLDGDSWSLRAIDVFILLPVTFYSLYSELLLDGQTIGKKLVHLKVINIDGFKPSTTDFIIRWFLRMVDFNLFTLLFVYVASLGLDGEIAFLILLFFLGKMIGFFLILFTKNYQRFGDIIANTVVIYLKDDVKFSETILENISNTYVPTYPNVIKLSDNDVRIIKNTFNSAKKYNDFKTLIKLRSKVLEVTGIKSIHKTDIEFIDVVLKDYNFYTQSM, encoded by the coding sequence ATGAAAAGACTCCAAATAAAAACGGCACAAAATGTAAACATCAATTTTACCCTTGCAAATGTTGGCCAACGGCTATTTGCTTTTGGAATAGATAATGTTATAAAGTTTGCATATTTCTATTTTGCCATTAAATTTTTAGATTTTAGTATGTTTCAAAACGTACTGGATGGAGATTCGTGGTCTTTACGCGCCATAGATGTATTTATTCTGCTGCCTGTTACATTTTATTCTTTGTATTCGGAATTACTGCTAGACGGACAAACCATTGGTAAAAAATTAGTGCATTTAAAGGTTATTAATATTGATGGTTTTAAGCCTTCTACAACAGATTTTATTATCCGTTGGTTTTTAAGAATGGTAGATTTTAACCTTTTTACATTGCTATTTGTTTATGTAGCTTCATTAGGCTTAGATGGAGAAATAGCTTTTTTGATATTACTTTTTTTCTTAGGAAAAATGATTGGTTTCTTTTTAATTTTATTTACTAAAAATTACCAACGTTTTGGAGATATTATTGCCAATACAGTTGTTATTTATTTAAAAGATGATGTAAAATTTTCTGAAACTATTTTAGAAAATATTTCAAATACATATGTACCCACGTATCCAAATGTTATTAAACTGTCTGATAACGATGTGCGTATTATTAAAAACACATTTAATTCCGCAAAAAAATATAATGATTTTAAAACTCTAATTAAACTTAGATCTAAAGTTTTAGAAGTAACCGGAATTAAATCGATCCATAAAACAGATATTGAGTTTATAGATGTTGTTTTAAAGGATTATAATTTTTATACTCAGAGTATGTAA
- a CDS encoding type I restriction endonuclease subunit R, with translation MSKQSELQLENNLIKQLVDLGYDKVTVLNEVNLVSNLKNQLEKFNNCTFSDKEFDKVLNHLEKGTIFEKAKTLRGRFQFENDRGEATYIRFFNNEDTSKNLYQVTNQITQEGTYKNRYDVTLLVNGLPLIQIELKRRGLEIKEAFNQINRYQKHSFWSNHGLFQYVQLFIISNGVNTKYLANNELQSVKQTFFWSDVDNKNIKDLTHFTTAFLNTKHLGLMIAKYIVRNQTHKILMVLRPYQFYAVEKLVTQVENNTDNAYIWHTTGSGKTLTSFKASQIIMDLPTVDKVLFVVDRKDLDYQTMKEFNSFKKDSVDVTKNTNSLVKQLASDSKLVLTTIQKLNNAISKEQYKKKLETLKNKRVVIIFDECHRSQFGETHKLITDYFTNSQLFGFTGTPIFADNASKNDLGKRTTKDLFGNCLHKYVITDAIGDGNVLKFGIEYIGRYKKKSNTLLDIDVEDIDKTEVFKDEKRLEKVADYIIRYHSTKTDNKHFSALFAVSNIKSLIKYYDIFKAKKLAGEHNLRIATIFSYGANEANEDAQDNLPDVEFDVAAESELSYKSSHSREKLDEYIVDYNQMYNTAFSTKDSKLFEDYFKDISKRLKEREKINFNDAKDRLDIVIVVNMMLTGFDAKKVNTLYVDKNLKQHGLIQAFSRTNRILGEKKSQGNIVCFRNLKKATDEAITLFSNKEANETIIVPPYEDIALKFDETLKALLTITPTHQSVDNLIGEEQQFQFVQAFRRLLRAKNVLESYVDFDWENLGIDEQTFENYKSEYLDIKDFVDEQRRTHKTSILNDVDFELELIHRDEINIVYILQLLSKIKVKDKTEAQKQKKAIIDLLGGDVKLRSKKELIEKFIEENLPHIDNVDKIQDEFEKYWHQEKVLALSRICEEENLDQQQFNSLIESYIYNGQEPIRQDIFKCLDNRPSILKAREIGERIIIKMKKYINIFIDGMTA, from the coding sequence ATGAGCAAACAATCTGAATTACAATTAGAAAACAACCTAATTAAACAATTAGTTGATTTAGGGTACGATAAAGTAACTGTTTTAAATGAAGTTAACTTAGTTTCAAATCTTAAAAATCAGTTAGAGAAATTTAATAATTGTACGTTTTCAGATAAAGAGTTTGACAAGGTTTTAAACCATTTAGAAAAAGGAACTATTTTTGAAAAAGCAAAGACTTTAAGAGGTCGTTTTCAATTTGAAAACGACAGAGGTGAAGCTACCTATATTCGTTTTTTTAATAATGAAGATACTTCTAAAAACTTATATCAAGTAACCAACCAAATTACCCAAGAAGGCACCTATAAAAATAGATATGATGTTACTTTGTTGGTAAATGGTTTACCATTAATACAAATAGAATTAAAAAGGCGTGGTTTAGAAATAAAAGAAGCTTTTAATCAAATCAATAGGTATCAAAAGCACTCTTTTTGGTCTAATCATGGCTTATTTCAGTATGTACAATTATTTATAATTAGTAATGGAGTAAACACAAAATATCTTGCTAATAATGAGTTGCAATCTGTAAAACAAACTTTTTTCTGGTCTGATGTAGATAATAAGAACATTAAAGATTTAACCCATTTTACAACTGCTTTTTTAAACACAAAGCATTTAGGGTTAATGATTGCAAAGTATATTGTAAGAAACCAAACACATAAAATTTTAATGGTGTTAAGACCGTATCAATTTTATGCAGTAGAAAAACTAGTTACACAAGTAGAAAACAATACTGATAACGCTTATATATGGCATACAACGGGTTCTGGTAAAACATTAACCTCTTTTAAAGCAAGTCAGATTATTATGGATTTGCCTACAGTAGATAAAGTACTTTTTGTAGTAGACAGAAAAGATTTAGACTATCAAACCATGAAAGAATTTAACTCTTTTAAAAAAGATAGTGTAGACGTTACAAAAAACACCAATAGCTTAGTAAAACAACTAGCAAGTGATTCTAAATTAGTATTAACAACTATTCAGAAATTAAACAATGCTATTTCTAAAGAACAGTATAAGAAGAAATTAGAAACGTTAAAAAATAAACGAGTAGTCATTATTTTTGATGAATGCCATAGAAGTCAATTTGGAGAAACGCACAAACTAATTACCGACTATTTTACAAATTCACAATTATTTGGTTTTACTGGAACACCAATTTTTGCGGATAATGCCTCTAAAAACGATTTAGGAAAAAGAACCACCAAAGACTTATTTGGTAACTGTTTGCACAAATATGTAATTACAGATGCCATTGGAGATGGTAATGTTTTAAAATTTGGAATAGAATATATTGGTCGTTATAAGAAGAAAAGCAACACATTACTAGATATTGATGTAGAAGATATTGATAAAACAGAAGTTTTTAAAGATGAAAAACGCTTAGAAAAAGTTGCTGATTATATTATTAGATATCACAGTACAAAAACAGATAACAAACATTTTTCTGCATTGTTTGCAGTAAGTAATATTAAAAGTTTAATTAAATATTACGATATTTTTAAAGCCAAGAAATTAGCTGGTGAGCACAATTTAAGAATAGCAACTATTTTTTCTTATGGAGCAAATGAAGCTAATGAAGATGCACAAGATAATTTACCAGACGTTGAATTTGATGTTGCTGCAGAAAGTGAATTAAGTTATAAATCTAGCCATTCTAGGGAAAAATTAGACGAATACATTGTAGATTATAACCAAATGTATAACACAGCTTTTTCTACAAAAGACAGCAAATTATTTGAAGATTATTTTAAAGACATTAGTAAACGTTTAAAAGAACGAGAAAAGATAAATTTTAATGATGCAAAAGACCGCTTAGACATTGTTATTGTTGTAAATATGATGCTTACTGGCTTTGATGCTAAAAAAGTAAACACCCTTTATGTAGACAAAAATTTAAAACAACATGGTTTAATACAAGCCTTCTCTAGAACGAATAGAATATTAGGAGAAAAGAAGTCACAAGGTAACATTGTATGCTTTAGAAACCTAAAAAAGGCTACAGATGAAGCAATTACGTTGTTTTCTAATAAAGAAGCCAATGAAACTATAATTGTGCCACCTTATGAAGATATTGCTTTAAAATTTGATGAAACTTTAAAGGCTTTATTAACAATTACACCAACACACCAAAGTGTCGATAATTTAATAGGAGAGGAGCAGCAATTTCAATTTGTACAAGCATTTAGAAGGCTTTTAAGAGCAAAAAACGTTTTAGAGTCATATGTAGATTTCGACTGGGAAAATTTAGGAATTGATGAGCAAACATTTGAAAACTATAAAAGCGAATATTTAGATATTAAAGATTTTGTAGATGAACAAAGAAGAACTCATAAAACATCAATTTTGAATGATGTAGATTTTGAGTTAGAGTTAATTCATAGAGACGAAATAAATATCGTTTACATTTTACAGTTATTATCTAAAATAAAAGTAAAAGATAAAACAGAAGCTCAAAAACAGAAAAAAGCAATTATAGACTTATTAGGTGGTGATGTTAAATTAAGAAGTAAAAAAGAACTAATAGAAAAGTTTATAGAGGAAAATTTACCACATATAGATAATGTAGATAAAATTCAAGATGAATTTGAAAAATATTGGCATCAAGAAAAAGTATTAGCTTTATCTAGAATCTGTGAAGAGGAAAATTTAGACCAACAGCAATTCAACTCTTTAATTGAAAGCTATATTTATAACGGACAAGAACCAATTAGACAAGACATTTTTAAATGCTTAGACAATAGACCAAGTATTTTAAAGGCTCGTGAAATTGGTGAAAGAATCATCATAAAGATGAAAAAATACATAAACATCTTTATTGATGGAATGACTGCATAA
- a CDS encoding GIY-YIG nuclease family protein translates to MKPGFVYILTNKNNTTLYVGVTANLEQRIKQHRSKVDKKSFTARYNLDKLVYFESFQMIGDAIAREKQLKAGNRAKKIALIESENPNWVELM, encoded by the coding sequence ATGAAACCAGGATTTGTATACATATTAACTAATAAAAATAACACCACATTATACGTTGGTGTAACAGCTAATTTAGAACAACGCATAAAACAACACAGAAGTAAAGTTGATAAAAAATCGTTTACTGCGCGTTATAATTTAGATAAATTGGTGTACTTTGAATCCTTTCAAATGATAGGCGATGCCATTGCAAGAGAAAAACAATTAAAAGCAGGAAATAGAGCGAAAAAAATTGCGTTGATAGAAAGCGAGAATCCTAATTGGGTGGAGTTAATGTAA
- a CDS encoding restriction endonuclease subunit S: MSNQHINNKEIATAKKPRNDASNLSLRGTKQSVSLTPKLRFKEFAGDWEFDKMNNITSYVDYRGRAPIKSNSGIFLVTAKNIKKGFIDYEKSKEFVPSENYNLVMSKGLPQKGDILFTTEAPLGNIALVDNPKIALAQRVIKLRGKENIDNIFLLHYMLAPIYQKLIIKKSIGTTVQGISGKELRKTKVSFPNLQEQQKIAAFITSVDDKIQQLTKKKTLLEQYKKGVMQQIFSQQLRFKADDGSDFADWEEKKLGEVAKVITGSTPSTSNQEYYGGKKLFVSPADIQGNRYVFNTKTTLTELGFNKGRKVKKNSVLFVCIGSTIGKVAQASEECLTNQQLNVLEALETNSNDFIFSILSFNGDRIKLLAGVQAVPQINKTDFSNFKFKFPSLKEQQKIATYLSAIDTKIENVQTQIAKTQTFKKGLLQQMFV; the protein is encoded by the coding sequence ATGAGTAACCAACATATAAATAATAAAGAGATTGCCACGGCAAAAAAGCCTCGCAATGACGCATCTAATCTGTCATTGCGAGGTACGAAGCAATCTGTTTCTTTAACTCCTAAACTTCGTTTTAAAGAGTTTGCTGGTGATTGGGAATTTGATAAAATGAACAATATTACATCTTATGTCGATTATAGAGGTAGAGCACCAATAAAATCAAATTCTGGTATATTTTTGGTTACTGCAAAAAATATTAAAAAAGGTTTTATTGATTATGAAAAATCAAAAGAATTTGTGCCTAGTGAAAATTATAATTTAGTAATGAGCAAAGGATTACCACAAAAAGGAGATATTTTGTTTACAACGGAAGCTCCTTTAGGTAATATTGCTTTAGTTGATAATCCTAAAATAGCATTAGCGCAAAGAGTAATAAAATTAAGAGGAAAAGAAAACATAGACAATATATTTTTATTGCATTATATGTTAGCTCCAATTTATCAAAAACTTATAATAAAAAAGTCTATTGGAACAACTGTTCAAGGAATTTCAGGAAAAGAACTTCGAAAAACTAAAGTTTCTTTCCCAAACCTACAAGAACAACAAAAAATAGCCGCCTTTATAACATCTGTAGATGATAAAATACAACAATTAACAAAAAAGAAAACCCTTTTAGAGCAGTACAAAAAAGGCGTAATGCAACAAATTTTTAGTCAGCAATTGCGTTTTAAAGCTGATGATGGAAGTGATTTTGCAGATTGGGAAGAGAAGAAGTTGGGGGAGGTTGCAAAAGTTATAACAGGAAGTACACCATCAACTTCTAATCAAGAATATTATGGTGGAAAAAAATTATTTGTATCTCCTGCAGATATTCAAGGAAATAGATATGTTTTTAATACAAAAACGACTTTAACAGAATTAGGTTTTAATAAAGGAAGAAAAGTAAAAAAGAATAGTGTTCTATTTGTATGTATTGGTTCTACAATTGGAAAAGTTGCTCAAGCATCAGAAGAGTGTTTAACAAATCAACAGTTGAATGTATTAGAAGCTTTAGAAACAAATAGTAATGATTTTATTTTTTCTATTTTAAGTTTTAATGGTGATAGAATAAAATTACTTGCAGGGGTTCAAGCAGTACCACAAATAAATAAAACGGATTTTTCAAACTTCAAGTTTAAATTTCCATCCCTAAAAGAACAACAAAAAATAGCCACCTATTTAAGTGCTATTGATACAAAAATAGAAAACGTACAAACACAAATAGCAAAAACACAAACGTTTAAAAAAGGGTTGTTGCAACAGATGTTTGTGTAA
- a CDS encoding type I restriction-modification system subunit M, with amino-acid sequence MSENQVQLHQTLWNIANDLRGNMDADDFRDYILGFIFYKYLSKKMSLHANVILKPDGLEYHEVIGHEAEEILLQEIKLDALDALGYYLKPTELFSELAKRGNSGGVHKFILEDLQKVLTNIEQSTMGSESEDDFGNLFEDLDLTSSKLGKTEEAKNELIVKVLTHLEGIDFDLENNENDLLGDAYEYLIGQFASGAGKKAGEFYTPQQVSKILAKIVTTDKERLKSVYDPTCGSGSLLLRVAKEVKEVGSFYGQESNPTTYNLCRMNMIMHDVHYKKFDIYNDDTLVNPSPKHIEERFEAIVANPPFSANWNPDSIISDDRFSPYGKMAPKSKADFAFVQHMIHQLDENGTMACVLPHGVLFRGAAEGHIRKYLIEDKNQLDAVIGLPSNIFFGTSIPTCILVLKKNRASTPLSEQNILFIDASNHFDKVKTQNVLTDAHLQEIINTYRNRETKDKYSYVATLNEVKENDYNLNIPRYVDTFEEEEAIILQDVAKDLKSLETDIAKTDAIIADFCKELNIETPF; translated from the coding sequence ATGTCAGAAAACCAAGTACAATTGCATCAAACATTATGGAATATTGCCAACGATTTAAGAGGTAATATGGATGCAGATGATTTTAGAGATTATATATTAGGCTTTATCTTTTATAAATATTTAAGTAAAAAAATGTCTTTACACGCCAATGTTATTTTAAAACCAGACGGTTTAGAATATCATGAAGTTATAGGGCACGAAGCAGAAGAAATCTTATTACAAGAAATTAAATTAGATGCCTTAGATGCTTTAGGTTATTATTTAAAACCTACTGAATTATTTAGTGAATTAGCCAAAAGAGGAAACTCGGGCGGTGTACATAAATTTATTTTAGAAGATTTACAAAAAGTACTCACCAATATAGAACAGAGTACTATGGGAAGTGAATCTGAGGACGATTTTGGAAATCTGTTTGAAGATTTAGATTTAACAAGTAGTAAATTAGGGAAAACGGAAGAAGCAAAAAACGAACTTATTGTAAAAGTATTAACACATTTAGAAGGAATTGATTTCGATTTAGAAAACAATGAAAACGATTTGTTAGGCGATGCTTATGAGTATTTAATTGGGCAGTTTGCATCTGGAGCAGGAAAAAAGGCAGGCGAATTTTACACTCCGCAACAAGTATCTAAAATATTAGCAAAAATTGTTACTACAGATAAAGAGCGTTTAAAGTCTGTGTACGACCCAACGTGTGGCTCTGGTTCTTTATTATTAAGAGTTGCCAAAGAAGTAAAAGAAGTGGGTAGTTTTTACGGACAAGAAAGCAACCCAACTACGTACAACTTGTGCAGAATGAATATGATTATGCATGATGTACATTATAAAAAATTTGATATTTATAATGATGATACACTCGTAAACCCAAGCCCAAAGCATATAGAAGAACGTTTTGAAGCTATTGTAGCAAATCCGCCATTTTCTGCAAATTGGAATCCAGATAGTATTATTAGTGATGACCGTTTTTCGCCTTACGGAAAGATGGCGCCTAAAAGTAAAGCAGATTTTGCCTTTGTACAACACATGATTCATCAATTAGATGAAAACGGAACCATGGCGTGCGTTTTACCACATGGTGTTTTGTTTAGAGGTGCTGCAGAAGGACATATTAGAAAATATTTAATTGAAGATAAAAACCAATTAGATGCCGTTATTGGTTTGCCGTCTAATATCTTTTTTGGTACAAGCATACCAACGTGTATTTTAGTATTAAAAAAGAACCGCGCTTCGACTCCGCTCAGCGAACAAAATATTTTATTTATTGATGCAAGCAATCATTTTGATAAAGTAAAAACGCAAAATGTACTTACAGATGCACATTTACAAGAAATTATAAACACCTACAGAAATAGAGAAACCAAAGATAAATACAGTTATGTTGCTACTTTAAATGAAGTTAAAGAAAACGACTATAATTTAAACATACCTCGTTATGTGGACACGTTTGAAGAAGAAGAAGCTATAATTTTACAAGATGTCGCTAAAGATTTAAAAAGTTTAGAAACTGACATTGCTAAAACTGATGCAATTATAGCAGATTTCTGTAAAGAGTTAAATATTGAAACACCGTTCTAA
- a CDS encoding type II toxin-antitoxin system RelE/ParE family toxin: protein MADYKLSIKAEFDLTVMYEFGISKFGLSQAQNYFLSMHETFKVLSKNIDLGRDASEYIRELKRFRYKSHTIFYLITTDGILIIRVLSQRMDYEFNLSLD, encoded by the coding sequence ATGGCAGACTATAAACTTTCTATCAAAGCGGAATTCGATTTGACTGTAATGTATGAATTCGGCATATCAAAGTTTGGCCTTTCACAAGCTCAAAATTATTTCTTATCAATGCACGAAACTTTTAAAGTCCTTTCTAAAAATATTGATTTGGGTCGAGATGCATCAGAATATATTAGAGAATTAAAAAGATTTAGGTATAAATCACATACTATATTCTATCTAATCACAACAGACGGTATTTTAATAATCCGTGTTTTGAGTCAGCGAATGGATTATGAGTTTAATTTGTCTTTAGATTAA
- a CDS encoding type II toxin-antitoxin system ParD family antitoxin, whose protein sequence is MATIRKTVTFTEQQDQWIKAQIEAGEFTNDSEYLRNLVRQDQAQNSDFISLKIKLQQGLDSGVSSKSLPEIMKEVEARMKQDGRL, encoded by the coding sequence ATGGCAACAATTAGGAAGACAGTTACTTTTACAGAACAACAAGACCAATGGATAAAAGCTCAAATTGAAGCTGGAGAATTCACCAATGACAGCGAGTATTTAAGAAATTTAGTACGACAAGATCAAGCTCAAAACAGTGATTTTATTTCATTAAAAATTAAACTTCAACAAGGTTTAGATAGCGGTGTTAGTTCTAAATCGTTACCTGAAATTATGAAAGAAGTTGAAGCCAGAATGAAACAAGATGGCAGACTATAA